TGTAAACGCATCAGTAATAAGTGCAGGCGCGTTCGGATTAGCAGCAGATGAGATCGGAGAGGACATGGAGGCGTTCTTTGTTAAGAGTAGGGGGCTGGTTAAGAGTGAGAATGCCTGAAGAGATCCCTAGGGGTGCCACCAGAATATCCTCTTCTAAAAAGCTGTAGGTATCGAGCCCTAGAGGTTTGATAGGGAGATCTAATGCGTGAGCTAAGAGTGCAATCTGACTGATTCCAACGCCTGATTCAAAGGAGCTGCTAAAAATAAGATCCAGATTATGTCTCTTTGCTGCTTCTGCGAGTAGCTTACCCATCTTAAATCCTCCCTGGAGCGTTGGCTTAAAGATAAGGGCTTTCAGCTGAGGGATTTTTAGAAGATACTCAAGCGGAGCTTCTCGAAGAGATTCGTCCACGGCTAAAGGGAGAGGGAAGTGAAAGAGATCCTCGATACGAGAGCAGGGCTCTTCGATATAGTCAAAATCTTCGGGAGAAAATTCGGAGAAGAATTTTAGAGATTTATCCAGGGACCAGGCGCGATTTAAGTCGATGCGCAGAGAAAAGGTGTTTTTCAAAGTCCGTATGAGAGAGCTCGCCTCCTCTTCAGAGAGAGTGCTTAGTTTTAGTTTTACACTTGTTACGCCTTCTCGAGCGCATCTTTCTGCTTTATTCATGATCTGGCGAAAGCTGCCAACAAGAAGAGATGAAATAGGAAATTTAAGAGGTAGAGAGGGGCTTGGGAGCTTTGTGCTCTCGATTCCAAAGGCAACGGAGGGGAGAAGAGGTGTTTTGGCTGAAAGATTTATCAGCTGAGCATGCGCCTCTTCCAGAGTCTCCAGGCTCCAGCCAGGTAGTGGAGCCACCTCTCCAAAGCTTGTGCGTCCATCTTCAGTTGTGAGTTCTAGAATCAGCCCCTCGCGCCTGGGAAACCCTTTAACGGGTAGAGAGTAGGAGTAGAGTTTAAGCACTAAATGATCCACCCGATTGAGAAGAGGAGAGTGTAGAGGAGGAGTAATCCAGCTGTCTGCTTCAGAAGAGTATTAAACATCCCTGGACTATCATCCTTTAATAGCCTAGCTGCCATAAACATTGCGGGAAAGAAGATGAGCGATGCAAGTAGTGTAAACGGATGCTCCTGCCTCCAGATAAGAGGTGTTAAGATGGCAGAAAAGAGAGCTGCAAAATAGAGGAGTTTTCCAATCTCGGCACCTGCTCGCACACAGAGCGTTTTTTTGCCCGCTGCGCGATCTTCGTTTACATCGCGGAGATTGTTCACCATCAAGATCGCCCAAGCGAGCATGCCAGGTCCAATTCCAGCATAGAGCGCATCTAGTGAGAAGTGATGCGTCTGTAAAAGGTAAGTTCCCGAGGTTGCGATCGGACCGAAAAAGAGGAGAACGAAGATATCTCCGATGCCGAGGTAGGCGAGCGAGTAGCGGCCTCCGGTGTAGAGAAGTCCGAGCGCAATCGACACTGCAAGCAGTAGCGCAAAGAGAGCCCCTCCCTCCCAAATTAAAAAGAGACCTAGTAGAGCTGCTAGTGAAAAAACCAGAATGAACGCTCTTCTGATTTCCGAGGGAGAGACGAGCCCTGCTTGCGTGACGCGTACGGGCCCCTTTCTCTCAGAGGTGTCGGCTCCTTTTATAAAATCGAAGTAGTCGTTTGCAAGATTAGTTCCAATCTGGATTGCAACGGCTGTAAGCAGTGTGAAGAGAAGAGTCGAAAACTTAAATGGGGCCTCTTTTGCAGCAATGAGTGTGCCGATAAGAACTGGACTTATACTTGTAATGAGCGTTCTAGGCCTTGATGCCTGAATCCAAACTTCAACTTTTTGCATCACAATCCTTATGGCCGTTTCGGAAAGCGAGAGAAGTCGGGCGGGCGCTTCTCTAAAAATGCGCGGTGACCCTCTTTTG
Above is a genomic segment from Chlamydiales bacterium containing:
- the menC gene encoding o-succinylbenzoate synthase — translated: MLKLYSYSLPVKGFPRREGLILELTTEDGRTSFGEVAPLPGWSLETLEEAHAQLINLSAKTPLLPSVAFGIESTKLPSPSLPLKFPISSLLVGSFRQIMNKAERCAREGVTSVKLKLSTLSEEEASSLIRTLKNTFSLRIDLNRAWSLDKSLKFFSEFSPEDFDYIEEPCSRIEDLFHFPLPLAVDESLREAPLEYLLKIPQLKALIFKPTLQGGFKMGKLLAEAAKRHNLDLIFSSSFESGVGISQIALLAHALDLPIKPLGLDTYSFLEEDILVAPLGISSGILTLNQPPTLNKERLHVLSDLICC
- a CDS encoding 1,4-dihydroxy-2-naphthoate polyprenyltransferase; this encodes MQKVEVWIQASRPRTLITSISPVLIGTLIAAKEAPFKFSTLLFTLLTAVAIQIGTNLANDYFDFIKGADTSERKGPVRVTQAGLVSPSEIRRAFILVFSLAALLGLFLIWEGGALFALLLAVSIALGLLYTGGRYSLAYLGIGDIFVLLFFGPIATSGTYLLQTHHFSLDALYAGIGPGMLAWAILMVNNLRDVNEDRAAGKKTLCVRAGAEIGKLLYFAALFSAILTPLIWRQEHPFTLLASLIFFPAMFMAARLLKDDSPGMFNTLLKQTAGLLLLYTLLFSIGWII